GCGTCACGGCTGGTCAACGGCTACCATTACTGCTGGTACGCAAACCCCCCTAATCAGTTGGCCAGCACATGTTTCCCCAGGTACTGAGCCATACATTTTCTTTACGACGCAATTGGGTAATGAGCTTGCCTTGATACCCAAACTTTCTACCGCCCTGACCACGCAATATCTCATCCAGGTTTCCTGTCAAGTGGACACACGACCTACCGTTCTGACAGCTTGCTCTTATATTTGCCCCATTATCCACGACATCGTACCGGGTTGTAAAAACTAATAGACTTCCGTCTTGAACTGGTTGGCCCGCATCAGTCGTGAATGCGCTTTTTGCCAACCACCTGGATGGCTAAATCTATCGTTACTTGCGAGTGAATCTAGTGCTCGCGCAGGTATGCCATTTCCTGCGAATCTATTCCTCAAGCATTCTATATTTTTTGCCATCTATTAACGCGTCTAGATCAATATCTAACTCATCTTTCtaatctcatcatcactaGGTACGAGTCATTGTTATCATCCGTCAGCAACCTCTGACCTTCCCTGGGCCGACCTGGGTCACGGTCGCACCCCGCAGCCATGTTGGAAGGCTTGGTCGCAAACCTGCTCAATCGCTTTTTGGGCTATTATGTCAAGAATTTCGATGCAAAACAATTGAACATCGGTATCTGGTCCGGCGATGTCAAGCTTCGCAACCTGGAGCTGCGACGGGAGGCTCTTGATCAACTACATCTTCCGTTAAATGTCGTCGAAGGCCACCTCGGCGAGCTCACCCTGTCTATACCCTGGTCTAATCTGAGAGGGAAACCGGTCAAAGTTGAAATCGAAGATGTGTTTCTCCTAGCAGCCCCGAAGGAAGATGCGGACTATGACccggaggaagaggaacgcaGAGCTTATAACCTCAAGATGGAAAAGATTGAGAGTGCGGAAATCTTGAGAGAGCGGAATACAGAAGGTAtgagccaggaggagcagcgaCGGAACCAGAGCTTCACCCAGAGCCTCGTCACCGCCGTTGTTGACAACCTCCAAATATCCATCAAGAACGTGCACTTTCGATACGAGGACTCGATTGCTTCACCAGGTCACCCTTTCGCCGTCGGTCTTACACTGAAGGAACTTAGCGCTGTGAGCACTGACTCCGAGTGGAACCCTACTTTCATCCAATCGACCTCCACTACCACCCACAAACTAGCTACACTGGGTGCGCTATCAGTATATTGGAACACTGATGCCGAGCTTCTGGGCACAGGGCGAGGCTCTGACCTAGGGGCAGAAGCACAAGGCATTAGTCACGCGGAGCTGATTGAGAAACTAAGAACTTTCATCGAGAGCGAAGAGAGCCAGCAGTTTATGCTTCGCCCCGTCAGTGGCCGTGCTGGCTTGGAGTTGGATAAGTCAGGAAAGCATGACCGGCCAGCCATCAAGACACGATTACTGTTTGATGAGCTTAGTTTCGTTCTGGACGATGATCAATACCGCGATGCTCTAATGCTAGTCGATCTTTTCCATTACTTTCTTCGTCATCAGGAATACAAGAAGCTCCAGCCGAAATGCAGACCGAAAGAGGACCCCCGGGCGTGGTTCAGATTCGCCGGAGAAGCGGTTCTCAGCAAAATTCACGATCGAAACAGGCGCTGGTCGTGGGACTATATCAAAGAACGACGGGACGACCGTATAGCCTACATCCATctgttcaagaagaaaaagcggGAGGAACCCTTGTCTCCACAGGAGGCAGAGGATTTTGAACGTCTAGAACGAAAGCTGAGTTACGAGGATATTCGATTCTGGAGGTCATTGGCGAGAAATCAACTGCGAAAGGAAAATATTGGCCTCAAGAAGCCCGCGCGCCAGCAAACTTGGTCGGAATGGATATGGGgcaccaagaaggaggaatctGAAGAGACCACGATGACCGAAGAGCAACGGCAAGAACTCTATAATGCCATTGActgggatgagaagaaagcGATCGCCGAGAGTGTCGAAGTGCCGAGAGAGTGGGTAAAGCTTCAGGTCAACTCCGGTCTCAGAGCCGGAAGCTTCACATTGAGGCGTGATCCCCACGGAAAGTGCAGTGAAGTCATGAAATTGGTGTTTGACAATCTACGAGCGAAGGCTTTGCAGCGCCCGGATTCCTTCTTCATTGAAGTTGACCTGGGTGGACTCAGAGTGTATGACGGAACAACCGAGGGTAGTCTCTTTCCACAGAtagtcaaggtcaaggatTCTCTCCCACAGTCCGAGGACAGTCAAACGCAGCCCCCTGACGGCGGCGAGTTGCATCCGGAAGCCAACGAGGAGTACGAGGAGGCTGAGGATAACCTGTTTCAATTCCAGCTTGAGAAGAACCCACTGGAGGGTGACGCCGACTCGGTGGTGAGAGTCAAGATGAAGAGTATCGAGGTCATCTATAATCCGAGGTTCCTTGTGGAGATTGTTAAATTCTTCGAGCCCCCTGAGCGACACATGGAGTCCATTGGAGCCCTCTTGGACTCGGCTGGAGCGACTGTCGAGGAAATCCGCCAGCAAACCCGAGCAGGCTTGGAGTTTGCCCTGGAGGAGCACAAGAAGGTCGACGCTCACTTCGACATACACGCACCCCTCATTATAGTGCCAGAAAGCATTACACAAGAAAGCTCCCTCTGTCTCATCTTGGACGCAGGTCACATCAGTGTCAATAGTGAACTGGTCGATAGGCAGACCATGCGAGACCTCCAGGCCAAGCAGAAGCGGCAATACGTTGAAAACGACTACAAGGAACTGGAGCACTTGCTATACGATAGATTCCTTCTTAAGCTTGACTCCACCCAGGTCTTGATCGGCCCCGGAGTTGAGAGTACCAAATCGCAACTCACGTCCGAGGTCATGAACCGAAACTTTCATATTATCGATCGTATAAACGTGGACTTTGTCTTGGAACTGTGTATAATACCGAAAAGCACCGAGCTCACCAGGACTCGAATATCAGGCCATCTGCCGGAGTTACACGCTTCGATGTCTGACACAAAGTACAAGGGTCTGATGAAATTGATTGACATCGCGATTCCACGATTTGACGAGGGAGGTGTTTCCGATTGTCCGCCCGCGAAGAGCTCGAGTGAATCGACAACAACAAGTAATAGAGCAAGATCGGCTTCCTTCCAGCCCTCAGTACCCAGGGAACTGCCGGTCGTCGACGAAGATTCCGATTCCGAGACAGATCACGagcagacaaagaaaagtGTCGATAGACTACTCAACATTCACCGCAAAGAATTTGAGTTTAAGTTCACGGTTGGCTGTCTTCGTGGCTCACTGTTCCGGTCGGATCCAGATGACCAGTTTCGAGACCAATTGTTGGTAGAGCTTGTTGCTGAAGGTTTCGAATTAGACTATTACACGCGACCGTTCGATATGGTCGCAGAGATCGTTTTGCAGTCTCTGAGCGTGGACGACTATATCGAGGAAAACCCCATTCCTGACTTCAAGAGGATCATTTCTTCCAAGGGATTCGACGCAGACGAAGATAAGGACCTCTTTCACCTCAAATTTGTACGAGTCAAGCCCGATTCACCCGAGTTTTCGTCTACCTACGAAGGTATAGCAATGAACCTTGATATGTCCATATCTACCATAAACCTTGTGGTCACTAGGAAGACACTTCTCACCCTGCTGGATTTTGTTCTCCTCACCTTCACAAGCCCAGAGCAGCCCAGAACCCAGAAGCCGTCCTCCGACGAGACTGTCCAGGACACCACTGTTCTCACCCAGGACACAGAACAGCCGGGAAAAATTCGGATCAAAGCTGACTTGAAGAGCATCGCCCTTATTCTAAACAATGACGGCGTCAGACTTGCTACACTGAGTCTTAACACTGCGGACGTGGGACTTAATATTGTTGGCCGCTCAATGCTTATCCAGTCTCGAATCGGTAGCTTAACCCTCATTGACGATGTCAATACCGGCGCCTCAGCCACCTCCGACCTGCGGAGGCTTCTAACCATTGAGGGTGATAACTTCGCTGATTTCAAATACGAGACCTTTGATCCCGAGAGCACAAATTATCCCGGTTATGACTCTGAGGTCTATCTGAGATCGGGTTCTATCAAAATCAATTTCCTCGAAGAACCATATCGCAAGATCATCAATTTCCTTGTCAAATTCGGCAAGATGCAGGCTATCTTCAATGCTGCTCGCCAGGCGGCGGCTAGTCAAGCCAACCAGCTGCAAGAGAATGCATCTAAGATGCGATTTGACGTCGTTGTCAAAACTCCAATCTTGGTATTTCCCGGTGCCGTGAGACCTGATCGACCCCGCGACACAGTCACTGCTCATCTTGGAGAGATTTATGCTAAGAACACTTTCGTTCCtctggatgaagatgcggaAAGTCCCGCCGTTAACCTGATTTCTTCAGGTATACGCAATATCCGTCTAACATCCAAGTTCCACTTCGAGGAAGATGTAGTcgaagagctggagatgattcAGAAAGTCAACTTGGAGTTCAGCATCTGTTATCTTGAGCATCAGAATGATAATCCACGTCCAGATATGGAAATCGAAGGGTCTATGTCTCCCATAAACCTTAGAGTGTCGCAAAAGCAGCTCAAATTTttgctagagctctcgaaAACTGTGCCCGGCGCTTTCTCAACCGACTACGAGCAGCAAGAACTCGAGGCCTTTGAAGATCTTCCTACGTCTGTAACAGACACAAGCAAAGGAGCAGATTGGAAACTCGCGCAGACCCCCCAGGAACATGAAAGGATCGCTGAAGGATCGGGTTCGGACGACGAGACATGGGCTAAGCTGGATATGCTTTTCAAGGTAGATAGTGTCGGCCTGGAACTTATTCTTGCAAAGGACGACGAGCCAGTGGGTGATCTGGAGGGCTCGAGCCTGTCGAAGTTTTCGCTGAATGACACCCAAGTCAAGTTGCGCATGCTTACCGATGGGTCTCTGGAATCCGAGCTCTTGATTCACTCCCTGTCTGTTCGCGACAGCCGCAATCAGGACACGAACAAATTCAGGAAGATCATGTCACTGATCAATAACGATGTGCAACAGCAATTCATGGCTAGTCTCTCTATGTCGCCTGGGCCAGAGAAACATCTTATTGCGATGTTGACGATCGACAGCCCACGTATCATACTGGCGCTGGACTATTTGTCCGCTTTGCAGTCATTTATGAACTCGGTTTTCACTGCAGAGGAGCCGATTGCCGTAGAAGAGATTGAGGAGGCTGATGAAACATCTGAGCCAAGATCCAGTTCCACAGAAAGTCCAGACCAAACTGCCACCGCCACCCCAGGCGAGGACTCGACAAGCTCGGCCGCCAAGACGACGATTTCATTCAGAGTGAACCTTGTTGACGCCCAGATTATCATGATTGCCAACCCTGCCATCGCACATACCGAGGCTATAGTGCTTGGTACAAAGCAAGTACTCTTCTCCCAGCAAAACGTCTCTACACTGCAGATCAACAAAGTCGGCATGTTCTTGTGTCGCATGGACAAGTTCGAGACCAGTAGGCTGCGGATTTTGGACGATTTTACACTGGAGCTGTCCATGGATAGTCGGCCACAGGAGAAAGGCCCATCGTTAACTTCCATAGACGTGCACATTGAACCGTTGGTGCTGCGCCTTTCCCTCAGAGACATCTTGATGGCACTACAGATTGTCAATAAGGCCTCCGAAATGAGAGCAAACAGGTCACAGGAAATAGAAAGCGGCGACGTGAAGAGAGTATCAGATGGTAGACAACCCAGCGCAAAGTCCACTCGAAGGAGATCAAGCGCTGCGCGGTCGTCACATGCTCCTGCCTTGAAATCAAGGCGAGCATCGGGGGCAAGCGGCAAACCGGCTAGCCAAAGAGCTGCTTCAGAACGCTCAGCTATACTGAAGCGCGAAGAACTGAGCGCGCAGATCGACGGCGTCAGAGTGATTCTCATAGGGGACTTGCATGATCTTCCATTACTCGACTGGAGCGTCAAAAAATTCACCGTCGATGTTCGCGATTGGTCGTCTGCACTGAATGCTGACACTAGCTTCGATACCTTCATCAACGTTTACAATTTCTCCAAGTCGGCCTGGGAACCGCTCATTGAACCCTGGCAACTCGGCTTTCACGTCGCCAAGGAGGTCGACCCAGAAGTCTTTTCAATCGATGCCTACTCACATAAGAACATGGAGCTCACTGTGACCTCGGCTACAATTGCATTGGCATCCAAGTCCTTCCAATTTCTTTCAACTGATCAAGATGTTCTTTCCAAGCCCCGCGGAGCCGACGCTCCCTATCGGATTCGCAATCATACCGGCTTCGATCTTCGTGTCTGGGCGGATGTCAGCACCAGAGAGGAAGGTCCGGCTGCTAAGCTCTCTGACGGCGAAGAATACCCTTGGAGATTTGAAGACTCGACTGCGGTACGTGAGACTCTTGCACCTGAAGGCCAAGGCGGCGTTGTCGGGGTGAAACTCGAAGGGAGCGGCTTCGAGAGCATCAACCGCATTCCTGTGGCTAGGGAGGGTGAATTCTTGTATAGCCTCAAACCCAAGGCAGATGGTGTTCTCCATAGGCTTCTAGTCGAAGTTAAACTGGGTACCGACAACGTCAAGTATATTACCTTCCGCTCGCCTCTGGTTATCGAAAACAACACTCAAATACCAGTAGAGCTGGGTATCTTAAATCACAAGGAAGGACATCTCCTCAAGATTGAGAAGATTCTTCCTGGGGATGCTCGACCTGCACCTGTAGGCGCCGCCTACTTGCATTCAGTCCTCATCCGTCCTGACCAGGGCTTTGGATATGAATGGTCAACAGAACCGCTGCACTGGAAGGATCTTCTGCGGCGACCTACTCGCACAATCAAGTGCATCAGCGAAAGCGGACAGCAGGCTCCGCCCTTCTACTTCCAAATGAATGCCACCTACAACTCAAAAGATTCCTTGACGAACGTCTATCCTTACATGCGTATACGTATTTTCGCTCCGGTGGAGATTGAGAATCTACTACCATATGATTTCAAATACCGCATTTACGACAAGAACACAAGAAAGGATTGGACAAATTTCCTAAGGAAGGGTGGCGTCAGCCCGGTCCATGTTGTTGAGCTATCTCATCTACTCCTCCTCAGTATCGACCTAGAGGACACCGTCTTCAGGCAAAGCGAATTCGCCATAATTAACGGAAATGCACAAGATTATCGAAGGGAACACATGCTCTCACTCAAGGATGAACAAGGGATTCCATTAAGACTAAAGCTCCATTACTTCAACGTTCCAGATAGTGGAGGCGCTTTCAAGGTGTCGATCTACAGTCCGTATCTTATCTTGAACAAGACAGGAATGCCGATGGAGATCCAGAGCAAGGCCTTCTTGCAGTCAGCACGCTCCGCAGCTGGTGAGGGCCTGAACCCCGACCCAAGACATGGCGGGCGGGCTCTCCCATACATGTATGCTTATCAATCGGATGATCCGAAGAACCGATCTATCTTGAAGATAGGAGATTCCGCCTGGAGCAAGCCACAGAGTTTTGAGGCTCTTGGGAGCAACTTTGAAGTTGTCTTGTCCGATAGGCAAGGGAAGTCCGAGTTCCATGCAGGGGTGTCTGTTACGGAAGGTGAAGGTAAATATAAGATGACTAAAGTTGTCACTATTTCTCCTCGCTTCATCCTGAAAAACAAGCTGAGTGAAGAAATTCTGGTCCGCGAACCCGGCTCATCAAGCGTGCTTACCATCAAGAGTGGCAATTTGGTGCCCCTGCATTTCCTGCGCCAGATTGCAGAGAAACAACTTTGCCTGTGCTTCCCCGGCGTTAACAATCAGTGGTCATCTCCTTTCAACATTGCAGACGTTGGAACAGTACATGTGAAACTTGCCAAGGCAAATCAACGTCAGAGGCTTATCAAGGTTGATATCATCATGGAAGGCGCTACACTTTTTATCCACTTGAGTTTGGAAACTCGAAATTGGCCCTTCTCCATGCGGAATGAGAGTGATTCCGAATTTATCTTCTACCAAGCTGTGAGCATCTCTGCGCGATATATGACTCGTATACATGCTAACACACAGACTGTCTTTATAGAATCCATAcgtggaggatgacgaggacgataGAACAAGTGGCTGGCGGCCAATTCGCTACCGGCTCCCGCCTCGCAGCATCATGCCATATGCATGGGATTATCCCGCTACGAAGAACAAGTCTCTCGTCTTGACATGTAATGGAAAGGAAAGGCATATCAGGCTCACCGAGATTGGCAACCTGATACCGATGAGAATACCGCCTTCACGACCTGGGGAGCCGCAAAAGATTGTTGATATTAACATCGTGGCTGACGGGCCGACCCAAACCCTCGTCTTGTCAAATTTTAAGCAATCCCGAAGTCTTTATAAGCAACAGAAGGCACAGACATCCCAGACTAGTGTGTCAACAGGCTTTGAGGTAAAGGAACTGGACTCGGACGTCAATTTCAAAGCTCAGCTACGTCTGGCGGGTATTGGGGTCTCGTTGATCAACAAGAACCTGAAGGAGCTGCTATATCTCACTTTCCGCGAAATCGAGATCAAATTTAGAGAATCAAGGGTTTACCAGACTTTGAACACAACGATCAAATGGATACAGATCGATAATCAACTTTATGGGGGCATTTTCCCCATATTGTTGTATCCAAGTGTTGTGCCAAAGACCggaaaggagatggaggcACATCCGATCTTTCACGCCATGGTTACACGCGTAAAAGACGACTCTTACGGTGTACTTTACATTAAGTATGCCACGGTACTACTTCAACAGATGACACTTGAGCTCGATGAGGACTTCATTTTCGCCATGCTTGATTTTGCAAAGGTCCCTGGTGCCTCATGGTCCGAAGAGCAGGAAGGAAAACTCTGCGATGAAGATCTAAAAATCCCAGAACCGCAAAATGAAAGTGCTAGCCAAGATGTTTACTTTGAGCTCCTTCATTTGCAGCCTATGCAGTTGGATATCTCCTTCATGCGGACGGAGAGGGTTAATGCGGAGAATAACATGCAGCCCTCCAACCCCCTCATGTTCTTTGTCAATGTTATATCCATGTCAATGGGCAACATCAACGACGCCCCCGTTCGTCTCAATGCTCTTATGTTAGAGAACGCTCGTGTCTCTTTTGGAATCCTTCTGAACAATATTCAGAGTCATTACACTCAGGAGTTCCTTCGCCAAGTCCACGTCATTCTTGGGTCGGCGGATTTCCTGGGAAATCCAGTTGGTCTGTTCAATAACGTCAGCTCTGGTGTTGCTGCGATCTTCTACGAGCCGTATCAGGGACTGGTCATGACCGATCGGCCTCAGGAACTGGGCATGGGTATTGCAAAAGGCGCTACAAGTTTTGTCAAGAAGTCCGTCTTTGGTTTCTCAGACAGTATGGCCAAATTCACCGGAAGCATGTCCAAGGGACTTGCGGTCGCTACGCTAGACAAAGAATTTCAAGATCAGCGACGAATGTCGAAGTCTCGAAATCGGCCAAAGCATGCATTGTATGGTCTCACCGCCGGTGGAAATGCATTCGCAAACAGCTTAGCAAGCGGCATTGGAGGACTTGCTCGCCACCCGCTACAGGGTGCGGAGAAAGAAGGTCTCCAAGGTTTCATCAAGGGTGTCGGCAAGGGTGTACTTGGACTGGCCACCAAGCCGGCAATAGGCGCCTTCGACCTTGCCTCTAGTACGTCCATTCCTCAAGAAAATGAAGATGTTCATGCTGACTGTTGTCTAGATCTCGCCGAGGGCGTCCGAAACACCACGACAGTGTTTGACGCGGAAGGTCTTGACCGTGTTCGCCTAACCCGTTTCATTGCCACGGACGGTATAGTGCGGCCATACTCACAGCGCGAGGCTTTGGGTCAATTTTGGCTCAAGACAGCCGACGACGGCAAGTATTTCAACGAAGATTACATTGCGCACTTGGAGCTGCCAGGCAAGGACATGCTGGTCATGTTGACGTACGACCGAATAATGCTTGTGCGCAGCAAGAGGCTTCGAACAGAATGGGATATCCGATTAACAGACATCCAAACCATTTCCAAGGAACGGACTGGTATGAGCATTACGCTGAAAGGTGGCGCAAACGGACCTTTCATTCCCGTGCAAGACGAAAGCTCGAGGAATTGGCTGTACCGTCAGATCGCCATTGGTAGGTCTCCCCCGATAACCTGCAGAGTGAATGGTTGCTAACCATCTGAAACAAAAGCTGTCAACGCATTCAATGAAAGGTACAATACGAGAGTTTGAGTTGAGATCTACTTCCATTTTAAATGATCAGGCCACGTCTCTTTCTCAAGACAATGTCATGAAGGGGACGAACACGAGGATGTGTGATGCATTAACTTACTTGGTCAGATTGCACACTCGCATTCCGTTCTTCAAAGTATATACTTCTACTACAGCCCTTTTATTGATGAGCATGATATTGTCAATGTACATAGTTCACACTTTTTTTAATGAAAACTAGACCACTTGATCTTTCTTATAGTGTCAAAGTAGACTACAGAGTTTATTACACCACCATCTGTAACTATACATCCGTCTCAAGGCTAATTTGAGGTGTCTTCTAGTGAATGTAGTCGAAAGGCATGCTCAGATTCATAAAGTCGTGCTTAGACGAAGTGTCCATTTCATCACATACGTGAAGATAAATTTACCTAAGAGAAAATAATGCAAACATGGGTATCATCAATTTCCCAGACGAACGCGAGAAACAGAGGCTCTCAGGAAACTCGAAGTAGTTGAGACAAAGGCGGATATGTCACTTGCCCTCGGCACGCTCCACAAGCCTGTCTTCCAGACCCATAGGCTCCCATATATCCTTCGCTTTCTTGTTTTGAACCCAGACGACATCTCCCTGGACGAAAGCGACAACTCCGCCCTTCCCGGTGGCGCTTGCTGTGATGCGGAACAGGGGCTGGCCGTTCTGCGGGTGCGCTTCCCGCAGGGGAAGTATGATAAGACCCTGTTCCATGCACCAAGATTCAAGAATATCCTTGAAGGCGATTTCCTCGACGACCTTGGGTTTGCGAGACGGGGCAGGCGCCTCTGGAGCGGCGTGGGGCACGTCTTCTGGGGGCGCCGGTTGCGCTGCGGCGTTGGGGACTGGCAGCTCGGTGGCGGGGTCGTCCAGGCGGGACGCAAGGTCCATTTGCTGGAGACCTTTGTTCCattcgtcgtcgacgacggcgaGCTCGCTGATCTCTGCCGGGATCTGGGTGCGCCACCAGGTGAACCATTCGCCGACCTCTTCGAAGTTTGGATCATTGGTAAGCCAGATGTATAGGATCTTATGCCATTTAGGGAAGAATTCTGCCACcaaaagaaggccaaggacgTTGGGTCTGAAGAATCCTTTCCACTTAAGGATATCCTCCAAAGCAGTCAAGTCCTGATCTTGAGGGTTTACCTCGAAGTCGTCACGCAGGTGACTCGCAAGTCGGGGTAGCAGGCTGTTACGTAGGGTAACATCGAACTCGGATCCTAGCGCGTCTCGCCAGAGTTCAATACCACTTATCAGACCCTTACGGAGATCCCACGATTTCAGAATCTCACGGAACTTCTTTTTCGCGTCTGAAAGGAGACCCGTGGGTTGTCTCGGATTAGTGTGACGCTCGTCCAAGTATTGGAGCCAAGTGAAGAGCCACCAAGGAGAGCGCGAGCCCTGATGGGAAGAGGGATGAcgcctgctgctgctcctgggCTTCCACTCTTTCAGGCCGCTGCTGAGCTTGGGGACGACGAGCTGGTCGAGCACGTTTGCGAATACAAAGTTGGGTAGAATCTCTTTCCAGGATACGATGAGTGATGTGGCAGGGGACGGGTCGTACACGTCCCAGTCGTTAATGAGCGCAGAGCGGACTCGGGGGAGCCAAAGAGTGTAGATCATAGTTTCATATGGCGACGTCGCTTGTCTTGACACGGCTTCGTCAtttttcttcctgctcagaAGGGgctgaagacgacgaagattGGATACAAGGAATGTCggctcttgaagaggatccCAATCCTCCATCGCTTGGCGGAAGAGCGGGTGAATAGCAGCGACCGCCGTCTCTGATAGTCGATACTCATCGATCTCGCTTCGGTACTTCATCTCTATCGACTCGAGCTTGCTGGTTAATTCATCAAACCTTGCAAGCGTACTGTCTTCTTCGAAAATCTCCAGCTGCCCAATGGCCGTGATAAGATTCGTGAGTTGATCCGTCTTGAGCTGATTGGTGTCCAGTTGTTCCACGATCTGAGCTTCCTCCAACTCAGCAAACTTCTTTCGTTCCGTCAATCCTTTCCATTCATCCGCAAACGCTTCAAGGTCGTGACGCGCTCTTCGTGCGATTTTCAACGCCTCCCCTTCACCTTGATTGACAAACTCCAAAGGAGTCATCAGGCCGGCTGTGGAGGTCAGAACTCGCTGTTCCTTGCCAGTGGCGTCAATCAGCGACTTTAGCACATTTGGCACCTCCAGACCATCCATATCCGCCTCAATTTCGCGGGCGGTTCTGAAACGAGGTTTCGCTCGAGAGACAGGTGTCCCCGTCCCACTCCTGCTCTCCCGTTGAcgttcttccttctttttccttcttctcatccgtTCTTCATCTGAACTGTCTTCGACAACTTCACCTCGGGCAGCTGCTtgtcgcttctcctcctctcgaGCTTGTTTCGTTTTCTCGCGAACGGCACCCAACCCAGCGCCCGTCGGCCGCGCTTGCGCCTCGATCGGGGCGACAATACCCTGTCCACTTGCACCCAaaccttgcccttctttGTAACCCATCTTAGCCATCATACGCGCAGCAAAAGAATTCCCTCTACCAGTGATGGGTTTGCTGCTATTGGCGTTTCCGCCTCGGGGGGCTGCGGTGGCTGACTGCATGTTGACATTCCAGGGATTA
The Aspergillus fumigatus Af293 chromosome 4, whole genome shotgun sequence DNA segment above includes these coding regions:
- a CDS encoding membrane morphogenesis protein VPS13, with protein sequence MLEGLVANLLNRFLGYYVKNFDAKQLNIGIWSGDVKLRNLELRREALDQLHLPLNVVEGHLGELTLSIPWSNLRGKPVKVEIEDVFLLAAPKEDADYDPEEEERRAYNLKMEKIESAEILRERNTEGMSQEEQRRNQSFTQSLVTAVVDNLQISIKNVHFRYEDSIASPGHPFAVGLTLKELSAVSTDSEWNPTFIQSTSTTTHKLATLGALSVYWNTDAELLGTGRGSDLGAEAQGISHAELIEKLRTFIESEESQQFMLRPVSGRAGLELDKSGKHDRPAIKTRLLFDELSFVLDDDQYRDALMLVDLFHYFLRHQEYKKLQPKCRPKEDPRAWFRFAGEAVLSKIHDRNRRWSWDYIKERRDDRIAYIHLFKKKKREEPLSPQEAEDFERLERKLSYEDIRFWRSLARNQLRKENIGLKKPARQQTWSEWIWGTKKEESEETTMTEEQRQELYNAIDWDEKKAIAESVEVPREWVKLQVNSGLRAGSFTLRRDPHGKCSEVMKLVFDNLRAKALQRPDSFFIEVDLGGLRVYDGTTEGSLFPQIVKVKDSLPQSEDSQTQPPDGGELHPEANEEYEEAEDNLFQFQLEKNPLEGDADSVVRVKMKSIEVIYNPRFLVEIVKFFEPPERHMESIGALLDSAGATVEEIRQQTRAGLEFALEEHKKVDAHFDIHAPLIIVPESITQESSLCLILDAGHISVNSELVDRQTMRDLQAKQKRQYVENDYKELEHLLYDRFLLKLDSTQVLIGPGVESTKSQLTSEVMNRNFHIIDRINVDFVLELCIIPKSTELTRTRISGHLPELHASMSDTKYKGLMKLIDIAIPRFDEGGVSDCPPAKSSSESTTTSNRARSASFQPSVPRELPVVDEDSDSETDHEQTKKSVDRLLNIHRKEFEFKFTVGCLRGSLFRSDPDDQFRDQLLVELVAEGFELDYYTRPFDMVAEIVLQSLSVDDYIEENPIPDFKRIISSKGFDADEDKDLFHLKFVRVKPDSPEFSSTYEGIAMNLDMSISTINLVVTRKTLLTLLDFVLLTFTSPEQPRTQKPSSDETVQDTTVLTQDTEQPGKIRIKADLKSIALILNNDGVRLATLSLNTADVGLNIVGRSMLIQSRIGSLTLIDDVNTGASATSDLRRLLTIEGDNFADFKYETFDPESTNYPGYDSEVYLRSGSIKINFLEEPYRKIINFLVKFGKMQAIFNAARQAAASQANQLQENASKMRFDVVVKTPILVFPGAVRPDRPRDTVTAHLGEIYAKNTFVPLDEDAESPAVNLISSGIRNIRLTSKFHFEEDVVEELEMIQKVNLEFSICYLEHQNDNPRPDMEIEGSMSPINLRVSQKQLKFLLELSKTVPGAFSTDYEQQELEAFEDLPTSVTDTSKGADWKLAQTPQEHERIAEGSGSDDETWAKLDMLFKVDSVGLELILAKDDEPVGDLEGSSLSKFSLNDTQVKLRMLTDGSLESELLIHSLSVRDSRNQDTNKFRKIMSLINNDVQQQFMASLSMSPGPEKHLIAMLTIDSPRIILALDYLSALQSFMNSVFTAEEPIAVEEIEEADETSEPRSSSTESPDQTATATPGEDSTSSAAKTTISFRVNLVDAQIIMIANPAIAHTEAIVLGTKQVLFSQQNVSTLQINKVGMFLCRMDKFETSRLRILDDFTLELSMDSRPQEKGPSLTSIDVHIEPLVLRLSLRDILMALQIVNKASEMRANRSQEIESGDVKRVSDGRQPSAKSTRRRSSAARSSHAPALKSRRASGASGKPASQRAASERSAILKREELSAQIDGVRVILIGDLHDLPLLDWSVKKFTVDVRDWSSALNADTSFDTFINVYNFSKSAWEPLIEPWQLGFHVAKEVDPEVFSIDAYSHKNMELTVTSATIALASKSFQFLSTDQDVLSKPRGADAPYRIRNHTGFDLRVWADVSTREEGPAAKLSDGEEYPWRFEDSTAVRETLAPEGQGGVVGVKLEGSGFESINRIPVAREGEFLYSLKPKADGVLHRLLVEVKLGTDNVKYITFRSPLVIENNTQIPVELGILNHKEGHLLKIEKILPGDARPAPVGAAYLHSVLIRPDQGFGYEWSTEPLHWKDLLRRPTRTIKCISESGQQAPPFYFQMNATYNSKDSLTNVYPYMRIRIFAPVEIENLLPYDFKYRIYDKNTRKDWTNFLRKGGVSPVHVVELSHLLLLSIDLEDTVFRQSEFAIINGNAQDYRREHMLSLKDEQGIPLRLKLHYFNVPDSGGAFKVSIYSPYLILNKTGMPMEIQSKAFLQSARSAAGEGLNPDPRHGGRALPYMYAYQSDDPKNRSILKIGDSAWSKPQSFEALGSNFEVVLSDRQGKSEFHAGVSVTEGEGKYKMTKVVTISPRFILKNKLSEEILVREPGSSSVLTIKSGNLVPLHFLRQIAEKQLCLCFPGVNNQWSSPFNIADVGTVHVKLAKANQRQRLIKVDIIMEGATLFIHLSLETRNWPFSMRNESDSEFIFYQANPYVEDDEDDRTSGWRPIRYRLPPRSIMPYAWDYPATKNKSLVLTCNGKERHIRLTEIGNLIPMRIPPSRPGEPQKIVDINIVADGPTQTLVLSNFKQSRSLYKQQKAQTSQTSVSTGFEVKELDSDVNFKAQLRLAGIGVSLINKNLKELLYLTFREIEIKFRESRVYQTLNTTIKWIQIDNQLYGGIFPILLYPSVVPKTGKEMEAHPIFHAMVTRVKDDSYGVLYIKYATVLLQQMTLELDEDFIFAMLDFAKVPGASWSEEQEGKLCDEDLKIPEPQNESASQDVYFELLHLQPMQLDISFMRTERVNAENNMQPSNPLMFFVNVISMSMGNINDAPVRLNALMLENARVSFGILLNNIQSHYTQEFLRQVHVILGSADFLGNPVGLFNNVSSGVAAIFYEPYQGLVMTDRPQELGMGIAKGATSFVKKSVFGFSDSMAKFTGSMSKGLAVATLDKEFQDQRRMSKSRNRPKHALYGLTAGGNAFANSLASGIGGLARHPLQGAEKEGLQGFIKGVGKGVLGLATKPAIGAFDLASNLAEGVRNTTTVFDAEGLDRVRLTRFIATDGIVRPYSQREALGQFWLKTADDGKYFNEDYIAHLELPGKDMLVMLTYDRIMLVRSKRLRTEWDIRLTDIQTISKERTGMSITLKGGANGPFIPVQDESSRNWLYRQIAIAVNAFNERYNTRV